A region from the Sphingopyxis lindanitolerans genome encodes:
- a CDS encoding SDR family NAD(P)-dependent oxidoreductase, with protein sequence MLPTTPSFRLDGRRALVTGAGRGIGLALAAALAEGGAEVVLAARSAQEIEGGAKAIRAKGGHARAVQLDVSNLQAVSDFFDAQPAFHILVNNAGTNRPMPMHDVTPEDYDAVLSLNLKAVFFVTQHCSRRMIEAGIAGGIIHIGSQMGHVGASNRTLYCASKWGLEGFNKAMAIELAPHNIRSNIIAPTFIETPLTKPFFENADFRAEVLGKIKLGRLGMVNDLMGAVLYLASDASALATGTSMLIDGGWTAD encoded by the coding sequence ATGCTGCCAACCACCCCAAGCTTTCGTCTTGATGGCCGCAGAGCGCTGGTAACGGGCGCGGGGCGAGGAATCGGCCTCGCTTTGGCGGCGGCGCTTGCCGAAGGCGGGGCCGAAGTCGTCCTTGCAGCGCGCAGCGCGCAGGAAATAGAGGGTGGCGCCAAGGCCATCCGTGCGAAAGGTGGGCACGCACGCGCAGTACAACTCGATGTTTCGAACTTGCAGGCGGTTTCCGATTTTTTTGATGCCCAGCCGGCGTTCCATATCCTTGTGAACAATGCGGGAACCAACCGGCCTATGCCGATGCATGACGTTACACCCGAGGATTATGACGCCGTTCTGTCGCTTAATCTGAAGGCTGTATTTTTCGTCACGCAGCATTGTTCGCGACGGATGATCGAAGCTGGCATTGCCGGTGGCATCATTCATATCGGGTCACAGATGGGCCATGTCGGCGCTTCGAACCGGACGCTCTATTGCGCATCGAAATGGGGCCTGGAAGGTTTCAACAAGGCGATGGCAATCGAACTCGCCCCGCATAATATTCGCTCCAATATCATTGCGCCCACCTTCATCGAAACACCGCTCACCAAACCTTTTTTCGAGAATGCGGATTTCCGCGCCGAGGTGCTCGGAAAAATCAAGCTCGGGCGTCTTGGGATGGTCAATGATCTCATGGGTGCCGTGCTCTACCTTGCGTCCGATGCGTCCGCTTTGGCAACAGGCACATCGATGCTGATCGATGGCGGGTGGACCGCTGACTAA
- a CDS encoding TonB-dependent receptor plug domain-containing protein yields the protein MLKMAFLCSTAAVVAMCGFFPSSANAQEAETTPQPAADAGDSIIVTARRRNESLVDVPIAISAISADTIRSRGITDVTSVAQMTPGLQFDKGASPADVRPSLRGIALIEGRSNIAIIVDGIDVTGVSLNTLVGGGGSQTAAALMDLERIEVVKGPQTVYFGRSAFAGAIQFISKAPEFTTGGSVSGAIGDYGRRELTAHITGPIIGDTVAGKLSATYRNFGCGSACKKGSDSLLVQVR from the coding sequence ATGCTTAAGATGGCATTTTTATGCAGCACTGCAGCCGTTGTTGCGATGTGCGGCTTTTTCCCCTCCAGCGCCAATGCACAAGAGGCGGAAACCACCCCGCAGCCAGCAGCGGATGCGGGTGACTCCATCATTGTGACAGCACGGCGCCGCAACGAATCGCTTGTGGATGTGCCGATCGCCATTTCCGCCATTTCGGCCGACACGATTCGGAGCCGCGGTATCACCGACGTCACGTCCGTTGCGCAAATGACCCCGGGCTTGCAGTTCGACAAGGGCGCGTCGCCAGCCGATGTTCGGCCCAGCCTGCGCGGTATTGCACTGATCGAAGGCCGCTCGAATATCGCTATTATCGTTGACGGCATCGACGTCACGGGCGTTTCGCTGAATACGCTGGTTGGCGGCGGCGGGTCGCAGACGGCCGCAGCCTTGATGGATCTTGAACGCATCGAAGTCGTCAAGGGTCCGCAGACCGTTTATTTCGGCCGCAGCGCATTCGCCGGCGCGATCCAATTCATCAGCAAGGCTCCCGAATTCACGACGGGCGGCTCCGTTAGCGGCGCGATCGGCGATTATGGCCGCCGCGAACTGACCGCTCACATCACCGGCCCCATCATCGGCGACACCGTTGCCGGCAAGCTCTCGGCAACTT